The Sinomonas sp. P10A9 genome includes a window with the following:
- a CDS encoding zeta toxin family protein: MAVVVSAGPPGAGKSAVLESMDLAGYRLIDPDVAKDMVIGHALDAGLLEYRRRFMLPDGDSVHPRELAPHVHQQSTRLADLVRQLSLASGENVIIDGTLAWEPLGDQYISELYKAGYEQLDVIAIELQPAVAIERATRRWWVGREEARGFIADSAGPLGGRFVPEEAVARCYSNGGRDSLCSINARRLAERADDELGRGSFQRYVVSGPDATPRPVQ, from the coding sequence ATGGCAGTCGTTGTAAGCGCCGGCCCTCCCGGTGCGGGCAAGTCAGCCGTCCTGGAATCCATGGACCTAGCGGGATACCGCCTCATTGACCCAGACGTCGCCAAGGACATGGTGATCGGGCATGCCCTCGATGCAGGGCTGCTCGAGTATCGTCGCAGGTTCATGCTCCCGGATGGCGACTCCGTACATCCGAGGGAGCTCGCCCCACACGTTCACCAGCAGTCGACGCGGCTCGCTGATCTTGTGCGCCAGCTGTCTCTCGCCTCCGGCGAGAACGTCATCATCGACGGGACGCTCGCATGGGAGCCTTTGGGTGACCAGTACATCAGCGAGCTCTACAAGGCGGGGTACGAACAGCTCGATGTCATTGCGATCGAGCTTCAGCCAGCGGTCGCGATTGAGCGGGCCACGCGACGGTGGTGGGTCGGGCGCGAGGAAGCCCGTGGATTCATCGCTGATTCCGCTGGGCCCCTGGGCGGCCGGTTCGTTCCAGAGGAGGCGGTCGCGCGCTGCTACTCAAATGGTGGTCGAGATTCCCTGTGCTCGATCAACGCGAGGAGGCTCGCCGAGAGAGCCGACGATGAATTGGGCCGAGGATCCTTTCAGCGGTACGTCGTCAGTGGTCCCGACGCCACTCCACGTCCCGTCCAATGA
- a CDS encoding biotin transporter BioY, with the protein MSNPTTPTPTPHREAETSPRRPRRTWDSHSLALVSVFAALIAASAIVPGIPVGSFGVPITLQTFAIMLTGLVLGGFRAAAAVGLYLVLAFAGLPIFSGGRAGLQVLAGGSAGYIVGFVLAALLVGIAAEQIIRRLPAKRRTLWFFLAAAVVSVVASHAPGVLGMMLNLKLSWSAAFAADLVFYPGDLLKDAVAAVAAVAVHRAFPDVLVRRVK; encoded by the coding sequence ATGAGCAACCCGACGACGCCCACCCCGACGCCCCACCGCGAGGCCGAGACCAGCCCCCGCAGGCCGCGCCGAACGTGGGATTCCCACTCGCTGGCCCTCGTCTCCGTGTTCGCCGCCCTCATCGCGGCGTCGGCGATCGTCCCGGGCATCCCGGTGGGCAGCTTCGGTGTCCCCATCACGCTGCAGACGTTCGCCATCATGCTCACCGGCCTCGTCCTGGGCGGTTTCCGGGCCGCGGCCGCGGTGGGGCTCTACCTGGTCCTTGCATTCGCCGGCCTGCCCATCTTCTCCGGCGGCCGCGCAGGGCTGCAGGTCCTCGCCGGCGGATCCGCCGGGTACATCGTGGGGTTCGTCCTTGCGGCCCTGCTCGTCGGGATTGCCGCCGAGCAGATCATCCGGCGCCTGCCGGCCAAGCGCCGGACGCTGTGGTTCTTCCTCGCCGCGGCCGTGGTCTCCGTGGTCGCCTCGCACGCGCCCGGCGTGCTCGGGATGATGCTCAACCTCAAGCTCTCCTGGTCGGCCGCCTTCGCCGCCGACCTCGTCTTCTACCCGGGCGACCTGCTCAAGGACGCCGTGGCGGCCGTCGCCGCGGTGGCCGTGCACCGGGCCTTCCCGGACGTCCTCGTCCGCCGGGTCAAGTGA